The genomic DNA AGGCAGAAGGCGACGGCCGCCGCACCGGCTTCCTCGGCGGCCCGGCCCTGTTCGAGGACGAGGACCCGCGCCAGGCGGTCGGTCACGCCCAGGATGCCGTGCGCCAGGACCAGGGGATCGTCGCGCCGGATCATGCCCGCGGCGATGCCCGCCTTCACGTGCGGGAGGGCGTCGGCGACCGCCTGCTCCTCGCCCTGGCGGATGAGTGCGGCGAAGCGCTCCTCGGTGCGGGCGAACTCGAGCAGGGTGAAGAGGTGGCGGTTGGCGTCGAGCCACGCCACCGTGACCTTGATGCCGGCCTCGATGCGCCGCACGGGGTCGGGCTCGTCCCCGATGGCCTGGCGCTGGTTGCGCCGCAGGTCGCGCTGGGCGTCCGCCAGGATCTGACGGAACAGCTCCTCCTTCGAGGCGAAGTACCAGTAGAAGACGCCCTTGCCCACGCCCAGGCCGTCCACGATGTCGGTGACCGATGTCGGGTGGTAGCCCTGTGAGGCGAACTGGCGCGCCGCGAAGTCGAGCAGCTCCTGGCGCCGCCGCTGCCCCCGTGCGGTCAAGCGGCGTGCCATCGCCAGAAGCTACCGCCCGCGGGGGCAGGGACCGGGGGCCCCCGGCCAGCGTCCACGGCGGCGCGCCATGCGGCGCGCTACCGTGTGCCCGTGGCCTACTGGGTGCTGAAGGTCCTGCTCAGCCCCATCTTCTTCCTGCTGTGGCGGATCAAGGTCGAGGGGCGCGAGCACGTCCCCACCACGGGGCCCGTGATCCTGGCCCCCAACCACGTCACCTTCCTCGATTCCTTGTTCCTGCCGCTGGTGCTGCGCCGGCGGGTCACCTTCGTGGCCAAGTCCGAGTACTTCGACTCGTGGAAGACGGCGTGGTTCTTCCGAGCCGCCGGCCAGATCCCCATGCGCCGCGAGGGCGGGAGCGCGTCGGAGCGGGCGCTGGCCGCCGCCCGCGACGTCCTGGCCGACGGCAAGGTGCTCGGCATCTACCCCGAGGGGACCCGATCGCCCGACGGCCGCCTCTACCGCGGCCACACCGGGGTGGCGCGACTGGCGATCGGGTGCAGTGCCCCTGTCATCCCCGTCGGGCTGGTCGGGACGTCGCGGGTGCAGCTCCCGGGCTCGAACCTGCCCCGGCCGTTCAAGAAGGTCGTGGTGCGGTTCGGGCCGCCGCTCCACCTGGCCCGGGTCGGCGGGGACGCCGCCGCCGACCCGCTCACCCTGCGCCTCGTGACCGACGAGCTGATGTTCGAGATCCGCTCCCTGTCGGGCCAGGAGTACGTCGACCGCTACGCCAAGCGCCACGGCGTGGTCGGGGGCGCCGAGGTGGCTCACGTCCACTCGTCGCCGAACGGCGACGGCCATGCACCGGCGCCGGTGCCGCCCGTGGCACCGCAGCCCGAGTCGGCTGCGTCTGATTCCGCCGCCTGACCGAGTCGTTCTCGACCCGGTCGCTGCTGATCCCAGTCGCTGCTGATCCCGGTCGTTGCCGACCCAGTCGTTACAGTATTGGGAGCCCATTAGCGGGGGGTCCGTGGTGGCGATCGCTCGATCAGTCTGGGTTGACCATCCTTCCGTCGGTGCACCCCCGGTGCCACGATCGGGATGGGAGAGGTTCGGTTTTGCACCGTGGGTCGAGCCCGCCTATCGGTGGTTCCGCCCGGCCCTGCCCCTCCTGGGGATCTACGCGATCGTGCGGGCCGGCCTGCTGGTCGCCGACGCGCTGGCGGGCCACCTCACCTACGGGACGCACCCCGACGGGCCGCTGACGGCCTGGGACGGGCACTGGTACCTGTCGGTGGCCGCCCATGGCTATCCCGCCTCTGCCCCCACGGCCGGTGGACACCTCACCTACGGTGCCGCCGGGTTCGAACCGGTGTTCCCCGTGCTCATCCGGGCCGTCGAGTTCGCCGGGTTCACCGCGGTGCAGGCGGCAGTGGCCGTCTCGTTGGTGGCCGGCGCCGTGTCGGTGATCCTCGTCTGGCGGCTCGGAACAGCCGTCTACGGTCAACGCGTCGGGAGCATCGGGGCGATGCTCTTCTCGGTGTTCCCGGGTATGGCCATCGCCTGGGGCATGACGTACAGCGAGTGCGTCGGGCTGGCGCTGGCCGCAGGTTGCCTGCTGCTCATGGTCAAGGAGCGATGGTTCTGGGCAGGCGTCACCGGCGCCGTCGCCACCGCGACGAGCCCCATGGCGCTACCGCTGACGGTGGCGGCCCTCGTCGCCGTCGTGCAGGCGCTCCGTGGACGCAGGGCGCCGCGTGCGCTGGTGGCCGCGGCGCTCATTCCGATGGGGTTCGTCGCCTACGTGGTGGGGCTCGGTCTCAGGTACCACGACATGCTGTACTGGTGGCACCTTCAACACCAAGCCTGGAGCGCCCAGGTCGACTTCGGCAAGTCGTTGCTGGTCCTGCTCGTCCATCCGTGGTCCGGTGGCTTCCAGGGCAAGGGCTGGATGGAGTGGGTGGGACTCGTGGCCGTCGTCGCTTCGATCGTGGTGCTGGTGCGGGCGAAGCCCCCGTTGCTGTTGACCGGGTACTGCATCGCCACGTTCGCGCTGATGTTCGTGAGCAACAGCCTCGGGTTCAAGCCGCGCTTCCTGGCGTGGGCGTTCCCGGCGCTGATCGCGGTGGCGGCGGTGACTCGTCGCCGTGGATGGCAGCCCATCGCCATCTCGTTCGCGTTCATGCTGCCGATCGTCTTCCTGGCATACGCGTCACTCGGCAACCTTCTGATCCAACCGTGACGCACCGGCGTCCCCGGCGTGACGCGCCGGCGACGTCGGAGGCGTGGGGTTGCGCGACGGTGTCGTGGGTGCTCACCAGCCGACGGCACCGTCGACGAGCTCGCGGATGAGGTCGGCGTGGCCGTTGTGCCGCGCGTACTCCTCGATCATGTGGGTGTAGATCCATCGCAGCGAACAGGGCTCGCCGTGGCGCAGGCCGGTGTCGTCGAGGTCGTGGGCCGCCGCGGCCGCCCGGCTGTGCCCGCATTCCTCCTGCCATGCGGCCAGGTCGGCCGCCCAGTCGGCGTCGTCGAGCGGCACGAGCTCACTGTCCTCGATCGCCGGGTCGTACCAGATGGGCGGCGTCTCCGGCGCGCTGAGAAGCGTCCGCCGGAACCAGGACCGCTCGACCTCGGCCATGTGGCGCACCAGGCCGTGCAGCGACAGCTTCGACGTGGGGATCGGCCGGGCCTTGCGGCGGGCATCGTCGAGGCCCTCGCACTTCAAGAGGAGCGTGACGCGATGGAATTCGAGCCACCCCGCGAGCATGGCCCGCTCGCTCGCCACGAAGGGCGGCTCGACGCGGCGCGGGTCGAGGAGGTCGTCCACCACGGGTACCAGTCCTACCGCCGGTTCCCGTCGTCGTCCAGCCACGTCCCGACGACGGTCGACATGGACTGCGGCTGGGCCCCGCTGGGCTCGCTCACCCGAAGGTGAAGTCGTAGGCATCGATGCCCGGCGACATGCCCAGCACCAACGTGGCCGACTCGACACCGGGCGCCTGCACCAGCGTGTAGAGGCGGGGGATGCCCGACACGGCGACGGTCTGCGTGTGCAGGCCGTCCACCGCCACGTCGACGGTGCCGGTGCCCCCGAGGACGAGGTAGACGCGCTTGGCGTGGAACGACAGCTCCAGGCGCCCCCCGGCCCCGGCGGTGGCCTTCTCCTTGCCCACCGTCCACGTCCCCGCCAGCGCCAGGGTGCCGGGGGCCAGGACCGCCGGGAACCGGTAGGCGGCGGCGCGGTCCGGGGTGATCGAGGTGCCGGCGAAGTTCTGCACACGCGTGTAGCCGAGGTACGACTCGGGGGTGAGCGCGCCGGTGGGGGTGACGTCGGGGACGTGGGTCGTGCCCGGCAGCCGGAGGGTGGGGTGGGCGGCCACCAGGAGTTGGCGGATGAGCGACTCGGTCACGCGGTAGTCGCCCTCGCCGAACTCGGCGTGGCGGACGTGGCCGCTGGCGTCGATCAGGTACTCGGCCGGCCAGTACTGGTTGCTGTAGGCGGTCCACGTCTTGTACCCGTCGTCGACGGCCACCGGGTACCGCACGCCCAGCTGGTGCGACGCCGTCACGACGTTGGAGACGACATGCTCGAAGGCGAACTCGGGGGTGTGCACGCCCACGACGACGAACCCGTCGGCCTCGTAACGCGAGTACCACGACTCGACATGGGGAAGCGAGCGCTGGCAGTTGATGCACGAGTACGTCCAGAAGTCGACGAGCACCACCTTGCCCCGCAGTCCCTTCAGCGTCAGGGGGCGGCCCCCCGGCGTGTCGAGCCAGGCCGTGACGCCCCGGAAGTCGGGGGCGGCGCCGCAGTCCTCGAGCACGGGCACGCCGGGGGTGCAGTCGGCGAGCGACGGCGACGCGCCCGACCCGCTCGTGAGCGACGCCAGCTGGTGTGTGGCGTAGGCGCCGCCCTCGATGTGCTTCTGGAGCGCGCTCGTGTACCCGGGCACGTCACGCTGGAGGCCGTCGGTGACGTTGAAGGCGATCAGCAGGGTCATGGCCAGGAGCACGGCGCCGCCGATCCGCCGGGCGACAGGGGCCCGGGACCGCAACGCCTTCACGCGCTCGGCCACCCGTTGCCCGGCGAGGGCCACGGCCAAGAGCGGGACGGCCGCCCCGAGCGAGAAGTCGATCGTGAGCACCACGGCACGCAGGCCCACCTGGTGCATGGCGCTCACGACGGTGATGGCGGCGAGCACCGGCCCGGCGCAGGGCACGAACAGCACGCCCAGCCCGAGGCCGAGGACGAAGGCGCCGGCATCGGTGGTCGGTTGGCGCCGTCCCAACCGGGCGAAGGGGCGTTCCAGGACGTGGCCGAGGGCGGGGACCATGAGGCCCGCGGCGGCCGCCCCGAGGACCACGAGGCCGGCGTCGCGCAGGAAATCCTGGGGCAGGCCGAGCGCGCTGAGCAGCGACGAGCCCACCAGGGTGAAGACGGTGAAGCTCACCACCAGCCCGGCCACGACCGCGTAGGCGCGGTAGCTGCGCCGCGGGGAGCGAACCGGCGCCCGGCCGGTCGTCGGGGCGCCGCCGGGTTCGGGCTCGGGCCGTCCACCCCCCGCCTCGACGCCGTCGTCGGCCGACGAGTCCTGCACCGGGGCCGAGGCGCCCGCCACGAGAACGACGGGCAGCACGGGCAGGATGCACGGGGAGATGCCGGCGACCAGTCCTGCCAGGAAGCCGATGACGTACAGCAGCAGCACGGCCCGCCGCCCCCTTCGCCCCGTGGCCCGATCGGGGCCAGGTCATCGTAGGGAGCGGTGCGCCGGGATCGGCGTCGGGGTCGGGCGCTAGGTCTCCTCGGTGCCCGGCGCGGCCCACGCCAGGGACCGCTCGACGGCGCGGCGCCAGCCGGCGTACGCGCTGTCGGCGGCCACCGCCGATGCCCGGGGGCCGAACTCGGCGTCGGGCGACCAGGTGGAAGCGACGTCCGCCGGCGTGCCCCACACGCCTTCGGCCAGCCCGGCCAGGGTGGCCGCCCCCAACGCCGTGGTCTCGGTGGTGGCCGGTCGGCACACGGGCACGCGCAGCTGGTCGGCCTGGATCTGGAGCAGGAGGTCGAGCACCGCCGCGCCGCCGTCGACGCGC from Acidimicrobiales bacterium includes the following:
- a CDS encoding lysophospholipid acyltransferase family protein; translation: MAYWVLKVLLSPIFFLLWRIKVEGREHVPTTGPVILAPNHVTFLDSLFLPLVLRRRVTFVAKSEYFDSWKTAWFFRAAGQIPMRREGGSASERALAAARDVLADGKVLGIYPEGTRSPDGRLYRGHTGVARLAIGCSAPVIPVGLVGTSRVQLPGSNLPRPFKKVVVRFGPPLHLARVGGDAAADPLTLRLVTDELMFEIRSLSGQEYVDRYAKRHGVVGGAEVAHVHSSPNGDGHAPAPVPPVAPQPESAASDSAA
- a CDS encoding TetR family transcriptional regulator → MARRLTARGQRRRQELLDFAARQFASQGYHPTSVTDIVDGLGVGKGVFYWYFASKEELFRQILADAQRDLRRNQRQAIGDEPDPVRRIEAGIKVTVAWLDANRHLFTLLEFARTEERFAALIRQGEEQAVADALPHVKAGIAAGMIRRDDPLVLAHGILGVTDRLARVLVLEQGRAAEEAGAAAVAFCLEGILSPAAAQRRLGRSPG
- a CDS encoding DinB family protein, which translates into the protein MVDDLLDPRRVEPPFVASERAMLAGWLEFHRVTLLLKCEGLDDARRKARPIPTSKLSLHGLVRHMAEVERSWFRRTLLSAPETPPIWYDPAIEDSELVPLDDADWAADLAAWQEECGHSRAAAAAHDLDDTGLRHGEPCSLRWIYTHMIEEYARHNGHADLIRELVDGAVGW
- a CDS encoding cytochrome c biogenesis protein DipZ translates to MLLLYVIGFLAGLVAGISPCILPVLPVVLVAGASAPVQDSSADDGVEAGGGRPEPEPGGAPTTGRAPVRSPRRSYRAYAVVAGLVVSFTVFTLVGSSLLSALGLPQDFLRDAGLVVLGAAAAGLMVPALGHVLERPFARLGRRQPTTDAGAFVLGLGLGVLFVPCAGPVLAAITVVSAMHQVGLRAVVLTIDFSLGAAVPLLAVALAGQRVAERVKALRSRAPVARRIGGAVLLAMTLLIAFNVTDGLQRDVPGYTSALQKHIEGGAYATHQLASLTSGSGASPSLADCTPGVPVLEDCGAAPDFRGVTAWLDTPGGRPLTLKGLRGKVVLVDFWTYSCINCQRSLPHVESWYSRYEADGFVVVGVHTPEFAFEHVVSNVVTASHQLGVRYPVAVDDGYKTWTAYSNQYWPAEYLIDASGHVRHAEFGEGDYRVTESLIRQLLVAAHPTLRLPGTTHVPDVTPTGALTPESYLGYTRVQNFAGTSITPDRAAAYRFPAVLAPGTLALAGTWTVGKEKATAGAGGRLELSFHAKRVYLVLGGTGTVDVAVDGLHTQTVAVSGIPRLYTLVQAPGVESATLVLGMSPGIDAYDFTFG